From the Arvicola amphibius chromosome 2, mArvAmp1.2, whole genome shotgun sequence genome, one window contains:
- the LOC119806427 gene encoding cell division control protein 42 homolog: protein MAVGAFEIQQPLCPVLVPSEFGYKTISAIQTIKCVVDGDGAVGKTCLLISYTTNKFPSEYVPTVFDNYAVTVMIGGEPYTLGFFDTAGQEDYDRLRPLSYPQTDVFLVCFSVVSPSSFENVKEKWMPEITHHCPKTPFLLVGTQIDLRDDPSTIEKLAKNKQKPITPETAEKLAWDLKAVKYVECSALTQKGLKNVFDEAILAALEPPEPKKSRRCVLL, encoded by the exons ATGGCTGTTGGTGCATTTGAAATTCAGCAGCCGTTGTGTCCTGTTCTTGTACCTTCTGAATT tGGATACAAAACTATTTCCGCAATACAGACAATTAAGTGTGTTGTTGACGGTGATGGTGCTGTTGGTAAAACATGTCTCCTGATATCCTATACAACAAACAAATTTCCATCGGAATATGTACCAACTGTTTTCGACAACTATGCAGTTACAGTTATGATTGGTGGAGAGCCATATACTCTTGGATTTTTTGATACTGCAGGACAAGAGGATTATGACAGATTACGACCGCTGAGTTACCCACAAACAGACGTTTTTCTAGTATGTTTTTCAGTGGTTTCTCCATCctcatttgaaaatgtgaaagaaaagtgGATGCCTGAGATAACTCACCACTGTCCAAAGACTCCTTTCTTGCTTGTTGGGACCCAAATTGATCTCAGAGATGATCCCTCTACTATTGAGAAACTTGCCAAGAACAAACAGAAGCCTATTACTCCAGAGACTGCTGAAAAGCTGGCCTGGGATCTGAAGGCTGTCAAGTATGTGGAATGCTCTGCCCTCACACAGAAAGGCCTAAAGAATGTGTTTGATGAAGCAATATTGGCTGCCCTGGAGCCTCCAGAACCGAAGAAGAGCCGCAGGTGTGTGCTGCTATGA